In Streptomyces canus, one DNA window encodes the following:
- a CDS encoding lantibiotic dehydratase family protein, whose translation MTRHRSSLYEGAGQAMLRAAVHTTEPAMPPWPATTAPVEEWRVWLSTVWSDTDFRRTVSQASPHLTDQVQAIIDGRTPKVRRMRRAALATARYAIRYARRSTPYGLFAGVAPLGFAQATSVRFGEKHQAVTRPDPVGLAEKLSAWESDAARMADAEVCVNTLIRQRDQHIHVPSEGDAEFRLALSPALRLVLDLARSPITYRQLSDKLAAEFPAVSDTARDRLLGELLRVRLLRSSLRAPATIADPTDVLPPATHTQAAGLRTTCDLRLDADVRLPKQVLTESETAATVLARLVTHPNGTPTWRRWIEQFSERYGENTAVPVEAVTDPDRGVGFPAGFVTASEPPRPMSRRDRLLLELAGTAAAEGSRTVALTGAMIEELEAAAGDKPQALAPHLELAAQVHASCLPALDRGDFRLHVLTVSRSAGSMTGRFWHLLPGTETAYANLPTVDPEAELAQLSFHAGRVPADLLTRAPQALPRIVSVGEFRRPEPHVLFPRDLAVIVADGRPQLVESATGKPLELLAPTAINFLWNNYTPPMARFLGEISRAASPQVTWFDWGAAWTLPFTPALTYRRTILTTARWKIRSRTLPARTAPLQQWADQLHAWRARFRVPDRVLLAEDDQHLPLDLTRDVDLDLLRAHLDASPLGIATLHDAPPPDADGWIGGRAHSIVVPLARRS comes from the coding sequence ATGACACGGCACCGGTCCAGCCTGTATGAGGGCGCGGGGCAGGCCATGCTGCGCGCCGCGGTGCACACGACCGAGCCCGCCATGCCGCCCTGGCCAGCGACCACGGCGCCCGTGGAGGAGTGGCGCGTGTGGCTGAGCACGGTGTGGTCCGACACCGACTTCCGCCGAACCGTGTCGCAGGCGAGCCCTCACCTGACGGACCAGGTGCAGGCCATCATCGACGGCCGCACACCGAAGGTGCGCCGGATGCGCCGGGCGGCGCTGGCCACCGCCCGCTACGCGATCCGTTACGCCCGCCGCTCCACCCCCTACGGCCTGTTCGCCGGCGTCGCCCCGCTCGGCTTCGCCCAGGCCACGTCCGTGCGCTTCGGTGAGAAGCACCAGGCGGTCACCCGCCCCGACCCGGTGGGGCTCGCAGAGAAACTCAGTGCCTGGGAGAGCGACGCTGCGCGCATGGCCGACGCCGAGGTCTGCGTCAACACCCTGATCCGACAGCGCGACCAGCACATCCACGTACCGTCCGAGGGCGATGCCGAGTTCCGCCTCGCCCTCAGCCCCGCGCTGCGTCTCGTACTCGACCTCGCGCGATCGCCGATCACCTACCGCCAGTTGTCCGACAAACTGGCCGCGGAGTTCCCCGCCGTGAGCGACACGGCGCGCGACCGGCTGCTAGGTGAACTGCTGCGGGTGCGGTTGCTGCGCTCCTCCCTGCGTGCTCCCGCCACCATCGCCGACCCCACCGACGTCTTACCGCCTGCAACGCACACCCAGGCAGCCGGCCTGCGGACAACGTGCGACCTGCGGCTGGACGCCGACGTGCGGCTGCCCAAGCAGGTGCTGACCGAATCGGAGACCGCGGCCACCGTCCTGGCCCGCCTGGTCACCCACCCGAACGGGACACCGACCTGGCGCCGGTGGATCGAGCAGTTCTCCGAGCGCTACGGCGAGAACACCGCGGTGCCAGTGGAAGCGGTGACTGACCCCGACCGGGGCGTGGGCTTCCCGGCAGGGTTCGTCACGGCGAGCGAACCGCCCCGGCCGATGTCCAGGCGAGACCGCCTGCTGCTGGAGCTGGCCGGCACCGCAGCCGCCGAAGGCAGCCGCACCGTCGCGCTGACCGGGGCAATGATCGAGGAGCTGGAAGCAGCGGCCGGCGACAAGCCCCAGGCCCTGGCACCCCACCTCGAACTGGCCGCACAGGTCCACGCCTCCTGTCTTCCGGCCTTGGACCGAGGCGACTTCCGGCTGCACGTTCTGACCGTCTCCCGCTCAGCCGGATCGATGACCGGTCGGTTCTGGCACCTCCTGCCCGGCACCGAGACGGCGTACGCGAACTTGCCCACCGTCGATCCGGAGGCGGAACTCGCGCAGCTCTCCTTCCACGCCGGGCGGGTGCCGGCCGACCTGCTCACCCGCGCACCACAGGCCCTGCCCCGGATCGTCAGCGTCGGCGAATTCCGCCGTCCCGAACCGCACGTGCTCTTCCCACGCGACCTGGCGGTCATCGTCGCGGACGGCCGCCCCCAGCTGGTGGAGTCCGCGACGGGCAAGCCGCTGGAGCTGCTGGCCCCCACCGCCATCAACTTCCTGTGGAACAACTACACCCCGCCGATGGCCCGCTTCCTCGGCGAGATCAGCCGGGCCGCGTCCCCGCAGGTGACCTGGTTCGACTGGGGCGCCGCCTGGACCCTGCCCTTCACCCCGGCCCTCACCTACCGTCGCACCATCCTCACCACAGCCCGGTGGAAGATCCGCAGCCGTACGCTGCCTGCCCGCACCGCCCCACTCCAGCAGTGGGCGGACCAACTCCATGCCTGGCGTGCCCGGTTCCGCGTGCCGGATCGGGTCCTGCTCGCCGAAGACGACCAGCACCTGCCCCTCGATCTCACCCGCGACGTCGACCTGGACCTCCTGCGCGCGCACCTGGACGCCAGCCCTCTCGGCATCGCCACCCTGCACGATGCGCCCCCGCCGGACGCCGACGGGTGGATCGGCGGCCGGGCCCACAGCATCGTCGTCCCCCTGGCCAGGCGCTCATGA
- a CDS encoding lanthionine synthetase C family protein: MTTTTVPRTQDLSEGALGMALLDIERRDLSTARRHLAQATVRGVSTGSNASLFHGAPALEFVLDRAHGAANDVRAAVDRVVDARLAAAHRRQEAGTLPHLAEWDLIRGMTGLAALLLSRRPIAPRLPDVLVCLVALARPARSDGRILPGWWSPVGPDGKDMAGGHGNNGMAHGIAGPLAVLSLALRAGVSVPGQEEAVGTFATWLDRHGDHYWSTAAHMDAAQPPAAEPARQSWCYGQPGIARAQQLAALALGDPVRRQAAEDTVEAILTDPLRLARITDSSLCHGWAGLLTLTRAVAADSTSPERFTPIIQDLHRRLAADWEHLPKPGFMEGRAGAQLALKATDDTGWTRVLLLT; encoded by the coding sequence ATGACCACGACGACCGTGCCCCGTACGCAGGACCTGTCCGAGGGCGCCCTAGGGATGGCGCTGCTCGACATCGAGCGCCGTGATCTGTCCACCGCCCGCCGCCACCTCGCCCAGGCCACCGTCCGGGGCGTCAGCACCGGCAGCAACGCCAGCCTCTTCCACGGCGCACCCGCCCTGGAGTTCGTCCTGGACCGCGCCCACGGGGCCGCAAACGACGTCCGCGCGGCCGTCGACCGCGTCGTGGACGCCCGGCTCGCCGCCGCCCACCGCCGGCAGGAGGCCGGCACGCTGCCCCACCTCGCCGAATGGGACCTCATCCGCGGCATGACCGGGCTCGCCGCACTGCTGCTGTCCCGCCGCCCGATCGCGCCCCGGCTGCCCGACGTGCTCGTTTGCCTCGTCGCGCTCGCACGCCCCGCCCGCAGTGACGGCAGGATCCTGCCCGGGTGGTGGTCGCCGGTCGGCCCCGACGGGAAGGACATGGCAGGCGGACACGGCAACAACGGCATGGCCCACGGCATCGCGGGGCCCCTGGCCGTGCTCTCCCTCGCCCTGCGCGCCGGAGTCAGCGTCCCCGGCCAGGAGGAGGCCGTCGGCACGTTCGCGACCTGGCTCGACCGGCACGGCGACCACTACTGGTCCACCGCAGCCCACATGGACGCCGCCCAGCCGCCCGCAGCGGAGCCGGCCCGCCAGTCCTGGTGCTACGGCCAGCCCGGCATCGCCCGCGCCCAGCAGCTCGCCGCGCTTGCCCTCGGCGACCCTGTACGGCGCCAAGCGGCCGAGGACACCGTCGAGGCGATCCTGACCGACCCGCTGCGGCTCGCCCGGATCACCGACTCGTCGCTCTGCCACGGCTGGGCCGGGCTGCTGACTCTCACCCGCGCGGTCGCCGCCGACAGCACCAGCCCCGAACGCTTCACCCCGATCATCCAAGACCTGCACCGACGGCTGGCCGCCGACTGGGAGCACCTGCCCAAACCCGGATTCATGGAAGGCCGCGCCGGGGCCCAACTTGCCCTGAAGGCCACCGACGACACCGGTTGGACCCGCGTCCTCCTGCTCACCTGA
- the fxlM gene encoding methyltransferase, FxLD system gives MTLDEENLPVTLDTSWWHASVAFPDPHADAARALATALAGRRFHFLRKDAGVRLRTEQPVADLLDQLVADRVITGWVGGIYEPETHAFGGPEGMEVAHDVFCADSPASLAETGTPGARERSVMLLSAMIRKAGLDPFEAGDVWARWAALRPPVTPPQGPALDRAVSAMRRLMNADAALRSDAEAGWVERVAEFEDAGRRLRRLAADGRLIRGIRAVIAHHAIFAFNRAGVPADAQAATAWLGRHVAFSTGEGADVSTPKSASADPSLPRMETTMTPVTDPNQLREALAQRLVDSGHLRSKAAIDAFRTTDRHAFLPGVDLESAYKEDAVPIKHDEHGEMISCISAPSIVATQLEQLGAQPGHKVLEAGAATGYNAALLGKIVSPGGQVWTLDVDQDLVSGASKHLAEAGVDNATAVMADGAAGLPEHAPYDRIIFTVGAGDVPVKILDQLAPGGRLVLPMRIRGSISRSFAFERDGDTWKTVSCEMATFIPLRKGVCDDVYTLVPMAGEGNVRLETFSEQDVDRDALRSVLDQQQTKLYTGVKFRQGSAWEWLYLYLACVLPNGLSRLPGQRPGFTPHFGWGSMAALDGGSLAYLTIREGEDEQGRYWEVGVIGHGEGGAGLAERVVSEIRAWDATGGNDAPEPGFRMAVADSRDRLMADDACFVVDKPYSRLVVDWARKG, from the coding sequence ATGACCCTCGACGAAGAGAACCTGCCCGTCACCCTGGACACGTCCTGGTGGCACGCCTCCGTGGCCTTTCCCGACCCGCACGCGGACGCCGCCCGGGCCCTGGCGACCGCGCTGGCCGGGCGCCGCTTCCACTTCCTGCGCAAGGACGCCGGCGTGCGCCTGCGTACCGAACAGCCCGTCGCCGACTTGCTGGACCAGCTCGTCGCCGACCGCGTGATCACCGGATGGGTGGGCGGGATCTACGAGCCGGAGACGCACGCCTTCGGCGGCCCCGAGGGCATGGAGGTCGCGCACGACGTGTTCTGCGCCGACAGCCCGGCCTCGCTCGCCGAGACCGGCACCCCCGGCGCCCGCGAACGCAGCGTGATGCTGCTGTCCGCCATGATCCGCAAGGCAGGGCTGGACCCGTTCGAAGCCGGAGACGTATGGGCCCGGTGGGCCGCCCTGCGGCCCCCCGTCACCCCGCCCCAGGGGCCCGCACTGGACAGAGCCGTCTCCGCGATGCGGCGGCTGATGAACGCGGACGCGGCCCTGCGCTCAGACGCGGAAGCGGGCTGGGTCGAGCGCGTCGCCGAGTTCGAGGACGCCGGCCGCCGCCTGCGCCGGCTCGCCGCAGACGGCCGACTAATACGCGGAATCCGGGCCGTCATCGCCCATCACGCGATCTTCGCGTTCAACCGTGCGGGCGTGCCTGCCGACGCGCAGGCCGCCACCGCGTGGCTCGGCCGTCACGTCGCCTTCTCCACCGGAGAAGGCGCTGACGTGTCTACCCCCAAGTCCGCCTCAGCGGACCCTAGCCTCCCTCGAATGGAGACCACCATGACACCCGTAACCGACCCCAACCAGCTGCGCGAAGCCCTCGCCCAGCGGCTCGTCGACAGCGGCCACCTGCGCAGCAAGGCGGCCATCGACGCCTTCCGCACCACCGACCGGCACGCCTTCCTGCCCGGCGTCGACCTGGAGAGCGCGTACAAGGAGGACGCCGTCCCGATCAAGCACGACGAGCACGGGGAGATGATCTCCTGCATCTCCGCGCCGTCCATCGTCGCCACCCAGCTCGAACAGCTCGGCGCCCAGCCCGGTCACAAGGTCCTGGAGGCTGGAGCCGCCACCGGCTACAACGCCGCCCTCCTCGGCAAGATCGTCTCCCCCGGCGGGCAGGTGTGGACCCTCGACGTCGACCAGGACCTCGTCTCCGGCGCGAGCAAGCACCTCGCCGAGGCCGGCGTCGACAATGCCACCGCGGTGATGGCCGACGGCGCGGCCGGGCTGCCCGAGCACGCCCCCTACGACCGGATCATCTTCACTGTCGGCGCCGGCGACGTACCCGTGAAGATCCTCGACCAGCTCGCCCCCGGCGGGCGCCTGGTCCTGCCGATGCGCATCCGCGGAAGCATCTCCCGATCCTTCGCCTTCGAACGCGACGGCGACACGTGGAAGACCGTCTCCTGCGAGATGGCCACCTTCATCCCGCTGCGCAAGGGCGTCTGCGACGACGTGTACACCCTCGTGCCGATGGCAGGCGAGGGCAACGTGCGCCTGGAGACGTTCAGCGAGCAGGACGTCGACCGCGACGCGCTGCGCTCCGTCCTCGACCAGCAGCAGACCAAGCTCTACACCGGGGTGAAGTTCCGGCAGGGCTCGGCGTGGGAGTGGCTGTACCTGTACCTGGCCTGCGTGCTGCCCAACGGCCTGTCCCGGCTGCCGGGCCAGCGCCCCGGGTTCACCCCGCACTTCGGGTGGGGCTCCATGGCCGCCCTCGACGGCGGGTCGCTGGCATACCTGACCATCCGGGAGGGCGAGGACGAGCAGGGCCGGTACTGGGAAGTCGGCGTGATCGGCCACGGCGAGGGCGGCGCCGGCCTCGCCGAGCGCGTCGTGAGCGAGATCCGCGCCTGGGACGCGACCGGCGGCAACGACGCCCCCGAGCCGGGCTTCCGGATGGCCGTCGCGGACTCGCGTGACCGGCTGATGGCGGACGACGCCTGCTTCGTCGTCGACAAGCCCTACAGCCGACTCGTCGTCGACTGGGCGCGCAAGGGCTGA
- a CDS encoding ATP-binding cassette domain-containing protein, producing the protein MTSAITQDQPPQPPKKTAPDDEPQEAGVREEEYLYRDESRLQAGSLLTSRTMARRLPSLVRRSVQMAWRVDRGATIGLLVCQIGTGLLAALSLLAVTGTITALISSGDITDRLWDAAPQLAVIAAATGLRTLLGITVVWLTGRLRPVLGRAAELTMIEAALGAELAANNKPGYNDAYDIADRGAQVTPDLVEEAQDVLAATATLAAGATVLTVLHPLLLPLLFLACLPQAAAYVRSARVIYLAGLETSGRRRMLGKLRWHMAYQESSEEMRACLAGPFLIGRYRRLAASVNAAERQAANTGAWMGLAGAVAGGIASTAVWAALLWLLASGRMSLAAGGGAVFALQTATGSVRGIINGGARLVRTGWYVQDWQNFLDNAHGQAMTDSRGTAPVTAAPERFEVRDVTYRYDGAPKDSLSNVSLHVRRGEIVALVGENGSGKTTLSRLLCGLLLPTEGDVAWDHASTADLHPWESWEHVALVPQKFTYLPLTMRDNITFGQGDTSDAALLAACEASGAAEMLPGLRSGLNTLLTSEWFGGQQLSGGQWQRLVLTRAFHRQAALLVMDEPTAALDARAEHRIFAGLRELAKDRAILLITHRLTNVAVADRIVVLDEGRIVQEGTYAQLTQEPGLFRTLWELQRRMSGDTP; encoded by the coding sequence ATGACCTCGGCCATTACGCAGGACCAGCCGCCGCAACCGCCCAAGAAGACCGCGCCGGACGACGAACCGCAGGAGGCCGGTGTTCGAGAGGAGGAATACCTCTACCGCGACGAGTCGAGGCTCCAGGCCGGCTCCCTGCTGACCTCCCGCACCATGGCGCGGCGCCTTCCCTCGCTCGTGCGGCGCTCGGTGCAGATGGCCTGGCGCGTGGACCGCGGCGCGACCATCGGCCTGCTGGTGTGCCAGATCGGGACCGGCCTCCTCGCTGCCCTCAGCCTCCTGGCCGTCACGGGCACGATCACCGCGCTGATCTCCTCGGGCGACATCACCGATCGGCTGTGGGACGCCGCCCCGCAGCTGGCCGTGATCGCCGCCGCCACCGGCCTGCGCACCCTGCTGGGCATCACCGTCGTCTGGCTAACCGGCCGTCTGCGCCCGGTGCTCGGCCGGGCAGCGGAGCTGACGATGATCGAGGCCGCGCTCGGCGCGGAACTGGCCGCCAACAATAAGCCCGGCTACAACGACGCCTACGACATCGCCGACCGCGGCGCCCAGGTCACCCCCGATCTCGTCGAAGAAGCGCAGGACGTCCTCGCGGCCACCGCCACGCTCGCGGCAGGCGCCACCGTCCTGACCGTCCTGCACCCCCTGCTCCTTCCCCTGCTCTTCCTCGCCTGCCTGCCGCAGGCCGCCGCCTACGTCCGCTCCGCCCGCGTGATCTACCTCGCCGGGCTGGAGACCTCCGGGCGGCGCCGGATGCTGGGCAAGCTGCGCTGGCACATGGCCTATCAGGAGTCCAGTGAGGAGATGCGCGCCTGCCTGGCCGGCCCTTTCCTGATCGGCCGGTACCGGCGGCTGGCCGCCTCGGTCAACGCCGCCGAACGCCAAGCCGCGAACACCGGTGCCTGGATGGGACTGGCCGGAGCAGTGGCCGGCGGGATCGCCTCGACCGCGGTGTGGGCGGCGCTGCTGTGGCTCCTGGCCTCCGGGCGGATGAGCCTGGCGGCCGGCGGCGGCGCCGTATTCGCTCTCCAGACCGCCACCGGCTCAGTGCGCGGCATCATCAACGGCGGGGCCCGCCTGGTGCGCACCGGCTGGTACGTACAGGACTGGCAGAACTTCCTCGACAACGCCCACGGCCAGGCCATGACCGACTCCCGCGGCACCGCGCCCGTCACCGCGGCCCCGGAGCGTTTCGAGGTCCGCGACGTCACCTACCGCTACGACGGCGCCCCGAAGGACAGCCTGAGCAACGTCTCCCTGCACGTGCGACGCGGGGAGATCGTGGCGCTCGTCGGGGAGAACGGCTCCGGCAAGACGACCCTCTCGCGCCTGCTGTGCGGACTGCTGCTGCCCACCGAGGGCGACGTGGCCTGGGACCACGCCTCCACCGCGGACCTGCACCCGTGGGAGTCGTGGGAGCACGTCGCTCTGGTCCCGCAGAAGTTCACGTACCTGCCGCTGACAATGCGCGACAACATCACGTTCGGGCAGGGCGACACCAGCGACGCGGCCCTGCTAGCCGCCTGCGAGGCGTCCGGCGCCGCGGAGATGCTGCCGGGCCTCCGCTCCGGCCTGAACACCCTCCTGACCAGCGAGTGGTTCGGCGGACAGCAGCTCTCCGGCGGGCAGTGGCAGCGCCTGGTCCTCACTCGCGCGTTCCACCGGCAGGCGGCTCTCCTGGTGATGGATGAACCCACGGCCGCCCTCGACGCCCGCGCAGAGCACCGGATCTTCGCCGGCCTGCGCGAACTGGCCAAGGACCGCGCCATCCTGCTGATCACGCACCGCCTCACCAACGTGGCCGTCGCCGACCGGATCGTGGTCCTGGACGAAGGGCGGATCGTCCAGGAGGGCACCTACGCCCAGCTCACCCAGGAGCCAGGTCTCTTCCGGACCCTGTGGGAGCTGCAGCGCCGGATGAGCGGCGACACCCCCTGA
- the fxlM gene encoding methyltransferase, FxLD system has translation MSELRHQLVEQLRADNHIRTAAVERAFRTVPRHVFAPDVAVEEAYANDIIPTRHAPDGRVISSVSAPWLQADMLEAARIRPGHRVLEIGSGGYNAALMAELVGPAGHVTTLDIDPAVSERAARFLTKAGYDRVRVVTADAEHLPAGVVPDGGFDAIVVTVDTWDLPWIGALAEGGRLIAPLRLHGYHWAIGFTKDEGTLHSDEPLIVCGFVAMQGDGAWQTNRRTVPGTGVHLSWEDGTPLPVDQLAPALTREPTVTRTHVTVGGQEPFDALTLYLAGALPSFCRLEVDPDGDNQILNPPPQHWPGAAIVRGASLARLATERIGDGDDGKGLYEFVVHGHGAQGHVAAQEMAEQVRHWQRNHRGARCPLITARPTADCAPAGTDHEPHVFAKKHTRITVDWPIVPSSAALLTNPGSCSAI, from the coding sequence GTGAGCGAGCTTCGCCACCAGCTCGTCGAGCAGCTCCGCGCCGACAACCACATCCGCACCGCCGCTGTCGAGCGCGCCTTCCGCACCGTGCCCCGGCACGTCTTCGCTCCCGACGTCGCGGTGGAAGAGGCGTACGCCAACGACATCATCCCCACCCGCCACGCGCCCGACGGCCGGGTGATCAGCTCCGTTTCCGCACCGTGGCTACAGGCCGACATGCTCGAAGCCGCTCGCATTCGGCCTGGCCACCGTGTCCTGGAGATTGGCTCCGGGGGCTACAACGCCGCCCTCATGGCCGAACTCGTCGGCCCGGCCGGGCACGTCACCACCCTCGACATCGACCCTGCCGTCTCCGAGAGGGCCGCCCGCTTCCTCACCAAGGCCGGATACGACCGCGTCCGCGTGGTCACTGCGGACGCCGAGCACCTGCCCGCCGGTGTGGTTCCGGACGGCGGATTCGACGCCATCGTGGTCACCGTCGACACCTGGGATCTGCCCTGGATCGGCGCCCTGGCCGAGGGCGGCCGTCTCATCGCACCGCTGCGTCTGCACGGCTACCACTGGGCCATCGGCTTCACCAAAGATGAGGGGACGCTGCACAGCGACGAGCCGCTCATCGTCTGCGGCTTCGTCGCCATGCAGGGCGACGGCGCCTGGCAGACGAACCGTCGCACCGTCCCCGGCACCGGAGTCCACCTGTCCTGGGAAGACGGCACCCCGCTGCCCGTCGACCAACTCGCCCCAGCCCTCACCCGCGAGCCGACCGTGACACGCACCCACGTCACCGTCGGCGGCCAGGAACCCTTCGACGCCCTCACCCTCTACCTCGCCGGCGCCCTGCCCAGCTTCTGCCGCCTGGAGGTCGACCCAGACGGCGACAACCAGATCCTGAACCCGCCGCCCCAGCACTGGCCCGGCGCCGCCATCGTCCGCGGAGCCTCCCTCGCCCGGCTGGCCACCGAACGCATCGGCGACGGAGACGATGGCAAGGGCCTGTACGAGTTCGTCGTCCACGGCCATGGCGCCCAAGGACACGTCGCCGCGCAGGAGATGGCCGAGCAGGTACGCCACTGGCAGCGCAACCACCGCGGCGCCCGCTGCCCCCTCATCACCGCCCGCCCGACAGCCGACTGTGCTCCGGCAGGCACGGACCACGAACCGCACGTGTTCGCCAAGAAGCACACCCGTATCACCGTGGACTGGCCGATCGTTCCCAGCAGCGCTGCCCTGCTCACCAACCCGGGGAGCTGCAGCGCCATATGA
- a CDS encoding NUDIX domain-containing protein → MTSPVSPSDHVTPRAALFTGQHAASRHAVWVGAAAIITDEVGRVLLVHPTYRKDGSWLLPGGVVEPGEHPDVTCRREITEELGLANLPLAGVLAVHSLSPHHPDIQPGTPFPGEIRFVFDGGTLCPDQVEAIRLPREELSEFAFLETRDAVQRLRPVDGQIMLAAYRARLGNTATAQLADGRHILDVPALDRHDVHVRYRPLWDSPLNRGPVPERLPVQQAWAWCFVPDGRVVLVADPGPRGALPMLPGGTVETTDTTPEDTLHREAAEEAQLTLADPVRLGWVLDETGEVYGGVGPNARLRLAARVTAIGPATADPATGHPFARLLATPAQTAALLGWGPPGARQALLAAETARKRWRLPTARAAAIEEAPPEGMRLS, encoded by the coding sequence GTGACCTCTCCCGTCTCCCCTTCGGATCACGTCACACCGCGTGCCGCCCTGTTCACGGGACAGCACGCCGCATCCCGGCACGCAGTATGGGTCGGCGCCGCCGCGATCATCACCGACGAGGTCGGCCGGGTCCTGCTGGTGCACCCCACCTACCGCAAGGACGGCTCGTGGCTGCTGCCCGGAGGCGTCGTCGAACCCGGCGAACATCCGGACGTCACTTGCCGCCGCGAGATCACCGAGGAACTGGGCCTGGCGAACCTGCCCCTGGCGGGCGTACTCGCCGTCCACTCCCTCTCCCCGCACCACCCCGACATTCAGCCCGGCACTCCCTTCCCCGGGGAGATCCGGTTCGTCTTCGACGGGGGAACCCTCTGCCCCGACCAGGTCGAGGCCATCCGCCTGCCGCGCGAGGAGCTGTCCGAGTTCGCCTTCCTGGAGACCCGGGATGCGGTACAGCGACTGCGCCCTGTGGACGGGCAGATCATGCTCGCCGCCTACCGTGCCCGGCTCGGGAACACCGCCACCGCCCAACTCGCCGACGGCCGACACATCCTCGACGTCCCGGCGCTGGACCGCCACGACGTGCACGTCCGCTACCGGCCTTTGTGGGACAGCCCTCTCAACCGCGGCCCCGTCCCCGAGCGGCTCCCCGTGCAGCAAGCCTGGGCGTGGTGCTTCGTCCCCGACGGCCGGGTCGTCCTCGTGGCCGACCCCGGCCCCCGCGGCGCCCTGCCGATGCTGCCCGGCGGCACCGTGGAGACGACCGACACGACGCCCGAGGACACCCTGCACCGCGAAGCCGCCGAGGAAGCCCAACTCACCCTGGCCGATCCAGTACGACTGGGCTGGGTGCTGGACGAGACCGGCGAGGTCTACGGCGGAGTGGGGCCCAACGCCCGGCTCCGCCTGGCCGCCCGGGTCACCGCCATCGGGCCTGCGACCGCCGACCCCGCCACCGGCCACCCTTTCGCCCGCCTGCTCGCCACCCCCGCCCAGACAGCCGCTCTCCTGGGATGGGGCCCGCCCGGAGCGCGGCAAGCCCTGCTCGCCGCGGAGACAGCCCGGAAGCGGTGGCGCCTGCCCACGGCTCGCGCCGCCGCCATCGAGGAAGCCCCGCCGGAGGGGATGCGGCTGAGCTGA